From one Gracilibacillus salinarum genomic stretch:
- a CDS encoding metal-sensitive transcriptional regulator: MEYDAKVINRMKRIEGQIRGLIKMMDEGKDCREVVTQMSACRSALDRTAALIVSTNLEKCIREEQESGQSSEELIKEAVNLLVKSR; the protein is encoded by the coding sequence ATGGAATACGATGCGAAAGTGATCAACCGAATGAAACGGATTGAAGGACAAATCCGTGGATTGATTAAGATGATGGATGAAGGCAAGGATTGCAGAGAAGTCGTTACACAGATGTCTGCTTGTCGCAGTGCATTAGATAGGACGGCTGCGTTAATCGTTAGCACGAACCTTGAAAAATGTATTCGAGAGGAACAGGAATCTGGTCAAAGCTCGGAGGAACTAATAAAAGAAGCAGTAAATTTACTGGTGAAAAGTCGTTAA
- the rhaM gene encoding L-rhamnose mutarotase, producing the protein MMRKGFLMKVYPDMHDEYEKRHNEIWPEMVEALHRHGAKNYSIFLDKETSTLFGYVEIEDEALWSKMATTEINKKWWAFMEPVMETNTDNSPVTTNLQEVFHMD; encoded by the coding sequence ATGATGCGTAAAGGCTTTTTAATGAAGGTGTATCCGGATATGCATGACGAATATGAAAAGCGTCATAACGAAATATGGCCAGAGATGGTAGAAGCCTTACACCGACACGGGGCAAAAAATTATTCGATTTTTCTTGATAAAGAAACCAGTACATTGTTTGGTTATGTAGAAATCGAAGATGAAGCGTTATGGAGCAAAATGGCCACCACTGAAATCAATAAGAAATGGTGGGCATTTATGGAACCAGTTATGGAAACGAATACAGATAATAGTCCGGTAACGACTAATTTACAAGAAGTTTTTCATATGGACTAA
- a CDS encoding MFS transporter, whose amino-acid sequence MGKAIKRKETTGWLATIAIAMANYIEAGAIIAAASSLTLWQTYLGIDSVGVGLLSALSANALGAAVGALLGGYITDKYGRKIVFNYDLLVYMFGILLIMLSFNFPMLLIGTIITGIAVGVAVPVSWTYIAEEAPSKQRAARVGASQLAWSIGPMITFALAVLLEPLGLLGSRIIFFHLLVVAFVTWILRRGLPESRIWTEDNLKKQKEQQKTKLKKSSLKELFSLAVNRQALFLLIGIYLFWNLTAGAMGYFMPYIYENVGGLSNGQANLLQAFLWMFTVLTTYFGFMKLADKVSQRFLFGLGAVIGVVAWIILTFMPMNWVSLVLFVVLWGSAAGIGAQAFYALWTSELFVTRYRASAQGFMYFLVRTGIAIWSFILPILMDALSFTVAGVVMIIFLIIHLIIGIALAPKTRGKTLEQIEEERYGV is encoded by the coding sequence ATGGGGAAAGCTATAAAAAGAAAAGAAACAACAGGATGGTTAGCAACGATAGCGATCGCTATGGCGAATTATATTGAAGCTGGGGCAATTATTGCTGCAGCAAGCAGTTTAACATTATGGCAAACATACCTTGGCATTGACAGCGTTGGGGTAGGTTTGTTAAGTGCATTAAGTGCAAACGCTTTAGGAGCGGCTGTTGGTGCTCTTTTAGGTGGATATATTACTGATAAATATGGCCGGAAAATCGTCTTTAATTACGATCTACTAGTTTATATGTTTGGTATTCTATTAATTATGTTATCGTTTAACTTCCCAATGTTGTTGATCGGTACAATTATTACAGGTATCGCAGTTGGGGTAGCAGTACCTGTATCTTGGACATACATTGCCGAAGAAGCACCTTCTAAACAGCGTGCAGCACGAGTGGGAGCTTCACAATTAGCTTGGTCTATCGGTCCAATGATTACGTTTGCTCTTGCAGTATTACTCGAGCCATTAGGATTATTAGGCTCTCGTATCATATTCTTTCATTTGCTTGTAGTTGCATTTGTAACATGGATTTTAAGACGAGGTTTACCAGAATCACGTATCTGGACAGAAGACAATTTGAAAAAACAGAAAGAGCAGCAAAAAACAAAACTAAAAAAGAGTTCTCTGAAAGAGTTATTTTCTTTAGCAGTTAATAGACAAGCGTTATTTCTGTTAATCGGTATATATTTATTTTGGAATTTAACAGCTGGTGCAATGGGTTATTTCATGCCATATATTTATGAAAATGTAGGCGGTTTATCTAATGGACAAGCTAACTTGTTACAAGCATTTTTATGGATGTTTACCGTACTGACAACCTATTTTGGTTTTATGAAATTAGCAGATAAAGTAAGTCAGCGCTTCCTTTTCGGTTTAGGTGCAGTTATCGGTGTAGTAGCTTGGATTATATTAACGTTCATGCCGATGAACTGGGTATCATTAGTATTATTCGTAGTTCTGTGGGGCTCTGCAGCAGGTATCGGTGCCCAAGCATTCTATGCCCTATGGACAAGCGAGTTATTTGTTACAAGATACCGTGCCAGTGCTCAAGGCTTCATGTATTTCTTAGTACGTACTGGTATAGCTATTTGGTCGTTTATTTTACCTATTTTAATGGACGCACTTAGCTTTACAGTAGCAGGTGTTGTAATGATTATATTCCTGATCATTCACCTGATTATCGGTATAGCCTTAGCGCCAAAAACAAGAGGAAAAACGTTAGAACAAATTGAAGAAGAACGGTACGGGGTATAA